In bacterium, a genomic segment contains:
- a CDS encoding caspase family protein, giving the protein MNAKMPAAIAAAMALVFILGLAAPARTAPAWYPRSVALVIGVTPYGGGFRTLPSARESAQNIENTLRANGFQVLTLYDRQATRDAIVGFLTSPLVRGLGPQDRFVFYFAGHGHTVTGVGLDGATGFIVPADGNRLGGEPDLRTLVGVRELQKELATRTAVKQATFIFDAQFEDAAVKPVSRDAVSPLSYVGQPASNVLIAGGAFSAFGGADLFSNAVAAAFNGYADANRDGFVTFGEVATYVEAVTGRQQSRRVIAGSFEGGGQLVFKYAGEPPVMVASATPALPTPARDAPGTPAALGGRVTLPPEQARTAA; this is encoded by the coding sequence ATGAACGCAAAAATGCCCGCCGCGATCGCCGCGGCGATGGCGCTGGTATTCATTCTTGGACTCGCCGCTCCGGCGCGGACCGCTCCCGCGTGGTATCCGCGCTCGGTCGCGCTAGTCATTGGCGTCACACCCTACGGCGGCGGCTTCCGTACGCTGCCGAGCGCGCGCGAGAGCGCCCAAAACATCGAAAATACGCTGCGCGCCAACGGCTTTCAGGTGCTGACGCTGTACGACCGCCAGGCCACCCGGGACGCGATCGTCGGATTTCTGACGAGCCCGCTCGTGCGTGGGCTCGGGCCGCAGGATCGCTTCGTCTTCTACTTCGCGGGCCACGGCCACACGGTGACCGGCGTCGGACTCGACGGCGCCACCGGATTCATCGTCCCCGCGGACGGCAACCGCCTGGGCGGCGAGCCCGATCTGCGCACCCTCGTCGGCGTGCGCGAGCTTCAAAAGGAGCTCGCCACGCGCACCGCCGTAAAACAGGCGACATTCATCTTCGACGCGCAGTTCGAGGACGCGGCCGTGAAGCCGGTCTCGCGCGATGCCGTCTCGCCGCTGTCGTATGTCGGGCAACCGGCCTCAAACGTGCTCATCGCCGGCGGCGCGTTCTCCGCGTTCGGCGGCGCGGATCTGTTCTCCAACGCGGTCGCCGCGGCGTTCAACGGATACGCCGATGCGAACCGCGACGGCTTCGTGACGTTCGGCGAGGTGGCGACGTACGTCGAGGCGGTCACCGGGCGACAACAGAGCCGCCGCGTGATCGCCGGGTCGTTCGAAGGCGGCGGGCAGTTGGTCTTCAAATACGCGGGCGAGCCGCCCGTGATGGTGGCCTCCGCCACGCCGGCCTTGCCGACGCCCGCGCGCGACGCACCCGGAACGCCGGCTGCACTCGGTGGGCGCGTCACGCTGCCGCCGGAGCAGGCACGGACCGCCGCGG